The following proteins are encoded in a genomic region of Xenopus laevis strain J_2021 chromosome 3L, Xenopus_laevis_v10.1, whole genome shotgun sequence:
- the LOC121401308 gene encoding olfactory receptor 11L1-like, with protein sequence MQMNNHSMVTEIFLLGFQNLNNFKILIFSLILLIHILTIYGNVLVIVLVTISQNLHSPMFFFLQQLSLSDLLQSMVIVPILLRTVINEGAKISLIGCIVQLYIFAATESLQCLLLTVMSYDRYLAICNPLCYSSIMNHRFCVKLILMSWLLALNFTTVTVITAATQEFCNQNTINHFFCDYFPLLELSCSDTSLARILAITVSFPVILIPFILIIGSYICIAHEILKITSNIGRQKAFSTCSSHLAVVSIFYGSLIVTYVVPTRNQSQTIGKLLSLLYTVVTPFINPMIYSLRSTDMKNALGNIIKKKTFYQR encoded by the coding sequence ATGCAAATGAATAATCACTCAATGGTCACAGAGATTTTCCTTTTGGGATTTCAAAATCTCAACAATTTCAAGATCCTgattttttctttgattcttttGATTCACATATTGACCATCTATGGAAATGTCCTTGTCATAGTATTGGTAACAATTAGCCAAAATCTTCATTCTCCCATGTTCTTCTTTCTCCAACAACTCTCCTTATCTGATCTCCTGCAGTCCATGGTTATTGTTCCCATCCTGCTCAGAACTGTAATAAACGAAGGAGCTAAAATATCCCTTATTGGCTGTATTGTACAACTTTATATATTTGCTGCCACTGAATCTTTACAGTGTCTCCTTCTAACtgtgatgtcctatgacagatatctggccatctgTAATCCTCTGTGTTATTCTTCAATAATGAATCACAGATTTTGTGTTAAATTAATTCTCATGTCATGGCTGCTTGCCCTTAACTTTACAACAGTTACTGTGATTACTGCAGCTACACAAGAGTTCTGCAACCAAAATACCAtcaaccatttcttctgtgattatTTTCCTCTCCTGGAACTTTCCTGCTCAGACACCTCATTAGCACGAATATTGGCAATCACAGTATCTTTCCCTGTGATACTTATCCCCTTCATACTCATCattggatcctatatctgtattgccCATGAAATCCTAAAGATAACGTCCAATattgggagacaaaaagccttctccacctgcagctcccacttggctgtggtctccatattttatgggagtCTCATTGTTACTTATGTGGTTCCCACAAGAAACCAGTCACAGACCATTGGAAAACTTCTTTCACTTTTATACACTGTAGTGACTCCTTTTATTAACCCAATGATTTACAGCTTGAGAAGTACAGATATGAAAAATGCTCTtggaaatattataaaaaaaaaaacattttaccaaaGGTAA